A window of Clavibacter michiganensis contains these coding sequences:
- a CDS encoding phosphoenolpyruvate carboxykinase (GTP): MTTIQDAPPLTADRPRGSRTGTETAGAAPDARPLPPGAAAPARCRDPRIAEWVAEVARLTLPDRVVWCTGSVAEYDRITRQMVDAGTLIRLNPEWRPHSFLARSAPADVARVEDRTFICSEDPADAGPTNNWRDPAQTRAELRDLFAGSMRGRTLYVVPFSMGPLGGAISQLGVQITDSPYVVASMALMTRMGDDALRLIGPDTTWVRALHGVGAPLVDDAGIRRTDVAWPHNADKRICHFPEEREIISFGSGYGGNALLGKKCFSLRIASVMARDEGWLAEHMLLIRITSPEGRRFHVAAAFPSACGKTNLAMLTPTIPGWTVETLGDDIAWLRPDARGRLRAVNPERGLFGVAPGTGEGTNPVAMSTVWGNAIFTNVALRPDGDVWWEGMTPRPPAGLVDWQGKAWSPGSGTPAAHPNARFTVGIEQCPSLADDWDDPDGVVVDAILFGGRRATNVPLVAEADDWEHGVFVGATMASEQTAAAEGRVGELRHDPFAMQPFCGYDMADHWRHWLEVGRGLGDGAPRVFQVNWFRKGDDGSFLWPGFGENARVLEWIVRRLEDRVTVVPTPVGGLPLPEDLDVRGLDLADDALHELLALDPALWLEELDAVEAHFARFGGRVPAELTARLDAMRVAFRETATTGPA, translated from the coding sequence ATGACCACCATCCAGGACGCACCCCCGCTCACCGCCGACCGCCCGCGCGGCAGCCGGACCGGCACCGAGACCGCCGGCGCGGCGCCCGACGCCCGGCCGCTCCCGCCCGGCGCAGCTGCCCCCGCGCGCTGCCGCGATCCCCGCATCGCCGAGTGGGTCGCCGAGGTCGCGCGGCTCACGCTCCCGGACCGGGTCGTCTGGTGCACGGGCAGCGTCGCCGAGTACGACCGCATCACGCGGCAGATGGTCGACGCCGGCACGCTCATCCGGCTGAACCCCGAGTGGCGCCCGCACAGCTTCCTCGCGCGCAGCGCCCCGGCCGACGTGGCCCGCGTCGAGGACCGCACCTTCATCTGCTCGGAGGATCCCGCCGACGCCGGCCCCACGAACAACTGGCGCGACCCCGCCCAGACGCGAGCGGAGCTCCGCGACCTCTTCGCCGGATCCATGCGCGGCCGGACGCTCTACGTCGTCCCGTTCTCGATGGGCCCGCTCGGCGGCGCGATCTCGCAGCTCGGCGTGCAGATCACCGACAGCCCCTACGTCGTCGCGAGCATGGCGCTCATGACCCGGATGGGCGACGACGCGCTCCGCCTCATCGGCCCCGACACCACGTGGGTCCGCGCGCTGCACGGCGTCGGCGCGCCGCTCGTCGACGACGCCGGGATCCGCCGCACGGACGTCGCGTGGCCGCACAACGCCGACAAGCGCATCTGCCACTTCCCCGAGGAGCGCGAGATCATCTCGTTCGGATCGGGTTACGGCGGCAACGCGCTGCTCGGCAAGAAGTGCTTCTCCCTCCGCATCGCCTCCGTGATGGCGCGCGACGAGGGCTGGCTCGCGGAGCACATGCTCCTCATCCGGATCACGAGCCCCGAGGGCCGCCGTTTCCACGTCGCGGCCGCGTTCCCGTCGGCGTGCGGGAAGACGAACCTCGCGATGCTCACGCCCACCATCCCGGGCTGGACGGTCGAGACGCTGGGCGACGACATCGCCTGGCTCCGTCCCGACGCGCGTGGCCGCCTCCGCGCCGTCAACCCCGAGCGCGGACTCTTCGGCGTGGCGCCCGGCACGGGCGAGGGCACCAACCCCGTCGCCATGTCGACCGTCTGGGGCAACGCGATCTTCACGAACGTCGCGCTCCGCCCCGACGGCGACGTGTGGTGGGAGGGCATGACGCCGAGGCCGCCCGCGGGTCTCGTCGACTGGCAGGGGAAGGCGTGGTCGCCCGGATCCGGCACCCCCGCCGCGCACCCGAACGCCCGGTTCACCGTGGGGATCGAGCAGTGCCCGTCGCTGGCGGACGACTGGGACGACCCCGACGGCGTCGTGGTCGACGCGATCCTGTTCGGCGGCCGCCGTGCGACGAACGTCCCGCTCGTCGCGGAGGCGGACGACTGGGAGCACGGCGTCTTCGTGGGGGCCACCATGGCGTCGGAGCAGACGGCCGCCGCCGAGGGCCGGGTCGGCGAGCTCCGCCACGACCCGTTCGCGATGCAGCCCTTCTGCGGATACGACATGGCCGACCACTGGCGGCACTGGCTCGAGGTGGGGCGGGGCCTCGGGGACGGGGCGCCCCGCGTCTTCCAGGTCAACTGGTTCCGCAAGGGCGACGACGGGTCCTTCCTCTGGCCGGGCTTCGGCGAGAACGCCCGCGTCCTCGAGTGGATCGTGCGCCGCCTGGAGGACCGCGTGACCGTGGTGCCGACCCCGGTCGGCGGCCTGCCGCTGCCCGAGGACCTCGACGTCCGGGGCCTCGACCTCGCCGACGACGCGCTCCACGAGCTCCTCGCGCTGGATCCGGCCCTCTGGCTCGAGGAGCTCGACGCCGTGGAGGCGCACTTCGCGCGCTTCGGCGGCCGGGTGCCGGCGGAGCTGACGGCCCGCCTCGACGCCATGCGCGTGGCCTTCCGGGAGACCGCGACGACCGGGCCCGCCTAG
- the valS gene encoding valine--tRNA ligase, with amino-acid sequence MADERRPDTAQGATGEAARVPDKPALEGLEAKWGDRWQADGTYDFRRDEAAAGTVFSIDTPPPTASGSLHIGHVFSYTHTDVIARYRRMRGESVFYPLGWDDNGLPTERRVQNFYGVRCDPTLPYDPAYQPAETGGTSKPGDQQPISRRNFIELCERLTEEDEKQFEDLFRTLGLSVDWRQSYRTIGAEAQVASQRAFLRNLARGEAYQADAPTLWDVTFRTAVAQAELEDREQPSAYHRLAFHRAGGDDVIIDTTRPELLAACVALVAHPDDERYQGLFGTTVTTPVFGVEVPVLAHHLAQPDKGSGIAMVCTFGDLNDVVWWRELQLENRAIVGFDGRIVSEAPAAITSEAGRAAYAALAGKTVFSAKAAMVELLTESGELIGEPRKITHPVKFYEKGDKPLEIVSTRQWYIRNGGRDEDLRAGLIGRGREIGFVPDFMRVRYENWVGGLNGDWLVSRQRFFGVPLPVWYPLDADGNPEFEKAITPAEDQLPVDPSSDPAPGYAEDQRGVPGGFQGELDVMDTWATSSLTPQLAGGWERDPELFDLVFPFSMRPQGQDIIRTWLFSTVLRAELEHGTAPWKTAAISGWILDPDRKKMSKSKGNVVTPAATLEQFGSDAVRYWAASARLGVDAAMDPQNPTQIKIGRRLAIKVLNAAKFILSFEAPEGARATHAIDVGMLAALAEVVETATTALEEYDHARALEVTESFFWTFCDDYLELVKDRAYSADADPADRGSAVAALREALDVLLRLFAPFVPFAAEEAWSWSHDGSIHTAAWPTAPTPAAPATGGAADPRLLALAGRALVGIRRAKTDAKASQKTPVAEAVVSASPEDIRSLELVARDLRAVGRITDLTFTEGDGPAVTRITLAPAEQPEENRA; translated from the coding sequence ATGGCTGACGAACGACGTCCGGACACCGCGCAGGGAGCGACCGGAGAGGCCGCCCGGGTCCCCGACAAGCCGGCCCTCGAGGGCCTCGAGGCCAAGTGGGGCGACCGCTGGCAGGCCGACGGCACGTACGACTTCCGCCGCGACGAGGCCGCGGCGGGCACCGTCTTCTCGATCGACACCCCGCCGCCCACGGCGAGCGGATCCCTGCACATCGGCCACGTGTTCAGCTACACGCACACCGACGTCATCGCCCGCTACCGCCGCATGCGCGGCGAGAGCGTCTTCTACCCGCTCGGCTGGGACGACAACGGGCTCCCCACCGAGCGCCGCGTGCAGAACTTCTACGGCGTCCGCTGCGACCCCACGCTCCCCTACGACCCCGCGTACCAGCCGGCCGAGACCGGCGGCACGTCGAAGCCCGGCGACCAGCAGCCCATCTCCCGACGCAACTTCATCGAGCTGTGCGAGCGCCTCACCGAGGAGGACGAGAAGCAGTTCGAGGACCTCTTCCGCACGCTCGGCCTGAGCGTCGACTGGCGCCAGAGCTACCGCACCATCGGCGCCGAGGCGCAGGTCGCCTCGCAGCGCGCGTTCCTCCGCAACCTCGCCCGCGGCGAGGCCTACCAGGCCGACGCCCCGACGCTCTGGGACGTCACCTTCCGCACGGCGGTCGCGCAGGCCGAGCTCGAGGACCGCGAGCAGCCGAGCGCCTACCACCGCCTCGCGTTCCACCGCGCGGGCGGCGACGACGTGATCATCGACACCACGCGCCCCGAGCTCCTCGCGGCGTGCGTCGCCCTCGTCGCGCACCCGGACGACGAGCGGTACCAGGGGCTCTTCGGCACGACCGTCACGACGCCGGTGTTCGGCGTCGAGGTGCCCGTGCTCGCGCACCACCTCGCGCAGCCCGACAAGGGATCCGGCATCGCCATGGTCTGCACCTTCGGCGACCTCAACGACGTCGTCTGGTGGCGCGAGCTGCAGCTGGAGAACCGCGCGATCGTCGGCTTCGACGGCCGCATCGTCTCCGAGGCGCCCGCCGCGATCACGTCGGAGGCGGGACGCGCGGCGTACGCCGCCCTCGCCGGCAAGACCGTCTTCTCCGCGAAGGCCGCCATGGTCGAGCTCCTCACGGAGTCCGGCGAGCTCATCGGCGAGCCGCGCAAGATCACGCACCCCGTGAAGTTCTACGAGAAGGGCGACAAGCCGCTCGAGATCGTCTCGACCCGCCAGTGGTACATCCGCAACGGCGGCCGGGACGAGGACCTGCGTGCGGGCCTCATCGGCCGCGGCCGCGAGATCGGCTTCGTCCCCGACTTCATGCGCGTGCGTTACGAGAACTGGGTGGGCGGCCTCAACGGCGACTGGCTCGTCTCCCGCCAGCGCTTCTTCGGCGTGCCGCTGCCCGTCTGGTACCCGCTCGACGCCGACGGCAACCCGGAGTTCGAGAAGGCCATCACGCCCGCCGAGGACCAGCTGCCCGTCGACCCGTCGTCGGATCCCGCCCCCGGCTACGCAGAGGACCAGCGCGGCGTCCCCGGCGGCTTCCAGGGCGAGCTCGACGTCATGGACACCTGGGCCACGTCCTCCCTCACCCCGCAGCTCGCGGGCGGCTGGGAGCGCGACCCCGAGCTCTTCGACCTCGTCTTCCCGTTCTCGATGCGGCCGCAGGGCCAGGACATCATCCGCACGTGGCTGTTCTCCACGGTGCTGCGCGCCGAGCTGGAGCACGGCACCGCACCGTGGAAGACGGCGGCGATCTCCGGCTGGATCCTCGACCCCGACCGCAAGAAGATGTCGAAGTCCAAGGGCAACGTCGTGACCCCCGCGGCCACGCTCGAGCAGTTCGGCTCCGACGCGGTGCGCTACTGGGCCGCGTCCGCCCGCCTCGGAGTGGACGCCGCGATGGACCCGCAGAACCCGACGCAGATCAAGATCGGCCGTCGCCTCGCGATCAAGGTGCTCAACGCGGCGAAGTTCATCCTCTCGTTCGAGGCCCCCGAGGGCGCCCGCGCGACGCACGCCATCGACGTGGGCATGCTCGCCGCCCTCGCGGAGGTCGTCGAGACGGCGACCACCGCGCTCGAGGAGTACGACCACGCCCGCGCGCTCGAGGTCACCGAGAGCTTCTTCTGGACCTTCTGCGACGACTACCTGGAGCTCGTCAAGGACCGCGCCTACTCGGCCGACGCCGACCCGGCCGACCGGGGATCCGCGGTCGCCGCGCTCCGCGAGGCCCTCGACGTGCTGCTGCGGCTGTTCGCGCCCTTCGTCCCGTTCGCGGCGGAGGAGGCGTGGAGCTGGTCGCACGACGGCTCGATCCACACCGCCGCGTGGCCGACCGCGCCGACCCCCGCCGCCCCGGCGACCGGCGGCGCGGCCGACCCGCGGCTGCTCGCGCTCGCCGGCCGGGCGCTCGTGGGCATCCGCCGCGCCAAGACCGACGCCAAGGCCTCGCAGAAGACGCCCGTCGCGGAGGCCGTGGTCTCCGCTTCGCCCGAGGACATCCGCTCGCTCGAGCTCGTGGCGCGGGACCTCCGCGCCGTGGGCCGCATCACCGACCTGACCTTCACCGAGGGGGACGGCCCCGCCGTAACCCGCATCACGCTCGCTCCCGCCGAGCAGCCCGAGGAGAACCGCGCATGA
- a CDS encoding helix-turn-helix domain-containing protein codes for MDQLVIGRRIRHARKGAGLTLQALGERAGILPSQLSMIENGRRETRLSTLGRIAGALGVDVTHLLAADAPDARSALEIELDRAQRSSLYGGLGLPAVPASRALPQETLEALVGLHRELARRERESIATPEEARRANTEQRLSMRQQDNHIPDIEELAERMLADVGHRSGALSHRSVSRMAEGLGFELIYVDDLPRSTRSVTDIGEGRIYLPPASIPGGHGLRSMALQAMAHRVLGHEEPASYADFLRQRLEINYFAAACLMPLMQSVEFLSEAKSRRDLAVEDFRDAFGVTHEAAALRLTNISTTHLDLRVHFLRVGGDGAVYKAYENDGLPLPVDVTGAVEGQPVCREWAARGAFDRTNRTTEFHQYTDTPAGTFWCSTQTGSTAEGEYSISFGVPFAHAKWFRGRETTARSVSRCPDESCCRRADPEDAGRWRDRAWPSARLHAHILAPLPRGSFPGVDDRELYAFLDRHAGA; via the coding sequence ATGGACCAGCTCGTCATCGGCCGGCGCATCCGGCACGCGCGGAAGGGCGCCGGGCTCACGCTCCAGGCGCTGGGGGAGCGGGCGGGGATCCTGCCGAGCCAGCTGAGCATGATCGAGAACGGCCGGCGCGAGACGCGGCTGTCGACCCTGGGGCGGATCGCGGGCGCGCTCGGCGTGGACGTCACGCACCTGCTCGCGGCCGACGCGCCGGACGCCCGCTCGGCCCTGGAGATCGAGCTCGACCGCGCGCAGCGCTCGTCGCTCTACGGCGGCCTCGGCCTGCCCGCGGTGCCGGCGAGTCGGGCGCTCCCGCAGGAGACGCTCGAGGCGCTGGTGGGGCTGCACCGCGAGCTGGCGCGACGCGAGCGGGAGTCGATCGCGACGCCCGAGGAGGCCAGGCGGGCGAACACCGAGCAGCGGCTCAGCATGCGGCAGCAGGACAACCACATCCCCGACATCGAGGAGCTGGCCGAGCGGATGCTGGCCGACGTCGGCCACCGCAGCGGGGCCCTCTCGCACCGCAGCGTGAGCCGCATGGCGGAGGGGCTCGGCTTCGAGCTCATCTACGTGGACGACCTGCCGCGGTCGACGCGCTCGGTCACCGACATCGGGGAGGGGCGGATCTACCTGCCGCCCGCGTCGATCCCCGGCGGCCACGGCCTCCGCTCGATGGCGCTGCAGGCGATGGCGCACCGCGTGCTCGGGCACGAGGAGCCCGCGAGCTACGCCGACTTCCTGCGGCAGCGACTCGAGATCAACTACTTCGCCGCTGCGTGCCTCATGCCGCTGATGCAGTCGGTCGAGTTCCTCAGCGAGGCGAAGTCCCGGCGCGACCTCGCGGTGGAGGACTTCCGTGACGCGTTCGGCGTGACGCACGAGGCGGCGGCCCTCCGGCTCACGAACATCAGCACCACGCACCTCGACCTCCGCGTGCACTTCCTGCGCGTGGGCGGCGACGGGGCGGTCTACAAGGCGTACGAGAACGACGGGCTGCCGCTGCCCGTCGACGTCACGGGCGCGGTCGAGGGTCAGCCGGTGTGCCGGGAGTGGGCGGCGCGCGGCGCGTTCGACCGCACCAACCGCACGACCGAGTTCCACCAGTACACGGACACGCCCGCGGGCACGTTCTGGTGCTCGACGCAGACGGGATCCACGGCCGAGGGGGAGTACTCCATCTCCTTCGGCGTGCCGTTCGCGCACGCGAAGTGGTTCCGCGGACGCGAGACGACGGCCAGGAGCGTCTCCCGCTGCCCGGACGAGTCGTGCTGCCGCCGCGCCGATCCCGAGGACGCCGGCCGCTGGCGCGACCGGGCGTGGCCGAGCGCCCGGCTGCACGCGCACATCCTCGCTCCGCTGCCGCGCGGCTCATTCCCCGGGGTGGACGACCGCGAGCTCTACGCGTTCCTCGACCGGCACGCGGGGGCGTGA